The Aquisalimonas asiatica genome contains a region encoding:
- a CDS encoding alkene reductase: protein MNQAHNPLFDTVTLGDLTLPNRIIMSPLTRARASQPGDVPSDMNATYYAQRASAGLIISEATQVCPEGKGYAFTPGIYSSEQVRGWRKVTDAVHEAGGRIHAQLWHVGRISHNELQPGGASPVAPSAITPEGSQVFISAESGMVDVPQPRALETEEIPKVVEQFRQGAENAREAGFDGIEIHAANGYLLDQFLRTGSNQRTDEYGGSVENRVRFPLMVVEAVKQVWPTARIGVRVTPTGSFNSMYDEDPHTTFEAFARGLDEAGIAYLEVVEDSFQGNHEEGRPESVLKAIRNAFSGTYIGNGAYSRDEAIERIQAGYCDLVSFGRPMIANPDLVERFRQNAPLNRWDDSTFYGGDERGYIDYPTLEQAQ from the coding sequence ATGAATCAAGCGCACAACCCGCTATTCGACACCGTGACCCTGGGCGATCTGACATTGCCCAACCGGATCATCATGTCACCGCTCACCCGGGCCCGGGCCAGCCAACCCGGTGACGTTCCCAGCGACATGAACGCCACCTACTACGCTCAGAGGGCCAGCGCCGGGCTGATCATCAGCGAAGCAACGCAAGTCTGCCCCGAGGGCAAGGGATACGCATTCACACCGGGCATCTACTCCAGCGAACAGGTTCGGGGCTGGCGCAAGGTCACCGATGCGGTGCATGAAGCCGGTGGCCGTATCCACGCCCAGCTCTGGCATGTGGGTCGCATCTCACACAATGAACTCCAGCCGGGTGGAGCCAGCCCCGTTGCCCCGTCGGCGATCACCCCTGAAGGATCGCAGGTCTTTATCAGTGCTGAATCGGGAATGGTAGACGTTCCCCAACCGCGGGCACTGGAAACCGAAGAAATCCCCAAAGTGGTGGAACAGTTCCGTCAGGGCGCCGAGAACGCCCGGGAGGCCGGTTTTGATGGCATCGAGATCCACGCCGCCAACGGCTATCTGCTGGATCAGTTCCTGCGGACCGGCAGCAACCAGCGCACCGATGAATACGGCGGCTCCGTGGAAAACCGGGTGCGGTTCCCGCTGATGGTGGTCGAGGCGGTCAAGCAGGTCTGGCCAACGGCTCGCATTGGCGTGCGCGTCACCCCCACCGGCAGCTTCAACAGCATGTACGATGAAGACCCCCACACCACCTTTGAGGCATTCGCCCGTGGCCTTGACGAGGCCGGCATCGCCTATCTGGAAGTGGTCGAGGACTCCTTCCAGGGCAACCACGAAGAAGGCCGCCCGGAATCCGTCCTCAAAGCCATTCGCAACGCCTTCAGCGGCACCTACATCGGCAACGGCGCCTACAGCCGGGATGAGGCAATCGAGCGCATCCAGGCCGGTTACTGCGACCTGGTGTCCTTCGGGCGCCCCATGATCGCCAACCCGGACCTGGTCGAGCGGTTCCGGCAGAACGCGCCATTGAACCGCTGGGACGACAGCACCTTTTACGGTGGCGACGAACGTGGCTACATCGACTATCCCACGCTTGAGCAAGCGCAATAG
- a CDS encoding GNAT family N-acetyltransferase produces the protein MAITFKVNHPVTTDQFIGLLESSSLGERRPIHDRDCMDGTISNSNLVVSAWDDELLVGIARGVTDFHYACYLSDLAVHQHYQRSGIGKRLQSLTQEQLGPLCKLILIAAPAANSYYRRLGYTHNDRCWVLDAGVTIGN, from the coding sequence ATGGCTATAACCTTCAAGGTGAATCACCCAGTTACCACTGACCAGTTCATCGGTTTACTGGAGAGTTCTAGCCTCGGGGAGCGTCGGCCAATCCACGATCGAGACTGTATGGATGGGACGATTTCTAACTCCAATCTCGTCGTAAGCGCGTGGGATGATGAGTTGTTGGTTGGCATCGCCCGCGGTGTCACGGATTTTCACTACGCCTGCTACCTGTCAGATTTGGCGGTTCATCAGCACTATCAAAGATCAGGAATAGGCAAACGATTACAGTCACTGACCCAAGAGCAACTCGGGCCGCTCTGCAAATTGATCCTCATTGCAGCACCGGCGGCCAACTCGTACTACCGTCGGCTTGGTTACACGCACAATGATCGTTGCTGGGTTCTGGATGCGGGAGTGACCATTGGTAATTAA
- a CDS encoding TetR/AcrR family transcriptional regulator has product MGSDDTRQHIIQVGAQLILCNGFQATGINKVLDAAQVPKGSFYYYFSSKNDFGLAVIDDYARDYDQRLDETVSNPALTPLDRIRAYLEAASQDVIDCDFSKGCLIGNLGQELATQNEAFRSKLDTVFAGWERRFADCITEGQHAGEIPTDLDAAEAASLLLSGWQGAILRAKLIRSRQPLDQFQSLLFRKILTN; this is encoded by the coding sequence ATGGGATCGGACGACACTCGCCAGCACATCATCCAAGTCGGCGCACAGCTGATTCTCTGCAATGGCTTCCAGGCCACGGGGATCAACAAAGTGCTGGATGCAGCTCAGGTACCCAAGGGCTCGTTCTATTACTACTTCAGCAGCAAGAACGACTTTGGCCTGGCAGTCATTGACGACTACGCCCGCGACTACGATCAGCGCCTGGATGAAACAGTAAGCAATCCCGCACTGACACCGCTCGATCGCATCCGAGCCTATCTGGAGGCCGCCTCCCAGGACGTCATTGATTGTGATTTCTCGAAGGGGTGCCTCATCGGCAACCTAGGCCAGGAGCTGGCCACCCAGAACGAAGCGTTCCGCTCCAAGCTCGACACGGTATTTGCCGGTTGGGAGCGCCGCTTCGCGGACTGCATTACCGAAGGACAGCATGCGGGCGAGATCCCAACAGACCTCGATGCAGCGGAGGCGGCATCCCTGCTGCTGTCTGGTTGGCAGGGCGCAATACTGAGAGCCAAATTGATCCGCTCCAGACAGCCACTGGACCAGTTTCAGTCACTTCTCTTCCGGAAAATCCTGACGAATTAA
- a CDS encoding SDR family oxidoreductase, translating into MSEVENKVVIITGASSGLGEATAHMLAKRGAKLMLTARREDRLKQLKESIEKEGGQAEYQVLDVTDRQAVQAVADRTVELFGRIDVLLANAGLMQLAPIDKLNVDEWDTMIDVNIKGVLYGLAAVLPTMRKQGSGHIINLSSVAGHVVFPGAAVYCATKYAVKALSEGIRQESNGEIRATNISPGAVATELTDHITDPDARKAANDLYAVAIDADAIARAVTYAIEQPGDVDVNEMIIRPTKQEL; encoded by the coding sequence TTGTCAGAGGTTGAAAACAAAGTAGTGATCATCACCGGTGCCAGCAGTGGCCTGGGTGAAGCGACGGCACACATGCTTGCCAAGCGTGGGGCAAAACTCATGCTGACAGCGCGCCGTGAAGATCGACTGAAGCAACTGAAAGAGTCGATTGAGAAAGAAGGCGGTCAGGCTGAGTACCAGGTCCTGGATGTGACCGATCGTCAGGCCGTTCAGGCCGTGGCCGACAGAACAGTGGAGCTCTTTGGTCGCATTGATGTGCTGCTGGCCAACGCCGGCCTGATGCAGCTCGCGCCCATCGACAAGCTGAACGTGGACGAGTGGGACACCATGATCGATGTGAACATCAAGGGTGTCCTCTACGGCCTGGCTGCCGTGCTGCCGACCATGCGCAAGCAGGGCTCCGGCCACATCATCAACCTGTCCTCCGTGGCCGGCCATGTCGTCTTCCCGGGTGCGGCTGTCTACTGCGCCACCAAGTACGCCGTGAAAGCGCTGTCGGAAGGCATCCGCCAGGAATCCAACGGCGAGATCCGGGCCACCAACATCTCCCCCGGAGCGGTGGCCACGGAACTGACTGACCACATCACGGATCCGGATGCGCGGAAAGCAGCCAATGACCTGTACGCGGTGGCCATTGATGCCGACGCCATTGCCCGGGCGGTCACCTACGCCATCGAGCAGCCGGGTGATGTGGATGTGAACGAGATGATCATCCGGCCGACCAAGCAGGAGTTGTAA